The following DNA comes from Epinephelus lanceolatus isolate andai-2023 chromosome 1, ASM4190304v1, whole genome shotgun sequence.
GCTATCAAGTATTTGTTGTAAACCGACTGCAAGCCGCCAGGGATGGATTTGTACATGAGTGTCGCAAACCAAGTGTCCCTCATGCAAGTCAGGTATGCCTTGGATACTCGCAGTATATTGTCATGTTCCTTAATGAGCATTCATCCCATGAAAGAGCTAACATGGTTCTCATCTCAGCTTCTGAATCTGGgatcagttttatttttctactgACTTGCATAAAAAGGACAACTGCAGCTTTCATGTGTCACaatcattcaaaaaaaaaaaacaaacaaaaaaccctgaaacacatttaaacaaatttaTGCCCATCACTTTCTCGTCTGTACGTGAAATTTTCAAAAGTAGGTCATCTAGTTTAAGCTGGAAAAGCTTGCATGCTATGTCACACCAGGCCAGTTTTATATGAGTGCCCATTCCACAGCAACATGCACAATGTTACTTCTCCAGTCAAAGCCTGTTTCGATATGATTAGAAAAACATTCAGAAATACTTACAATAGTTGTGTTGGTTTTGGGGTGAGTTGGCAGAGTTCCACTTGCCTTCATGCTGCTAACCAGTTTATTAAAGGCCGACATGTCTGTGTCACGTGAGCGTGGATGGGTGCTGGAGCCGCCAGTTAAAGCCTCCTCTAAATGCTGAGCCATGAAAGGCGTGCCGTTTCCTCTCTGGGGAGGCGGCACCTTTCGCACCTGAGGTTCTGAGCTCAGCTTCATCTCCTTCATtccaccctccacctcctcgAGCGAGAGCACTGCTCCACAGTTAGCTAGAGACAGCCAGAATGAACTTTATGTGGCACTGTTCAGAACAAAGTTACAGTGCTTTCCAGGTAATATTTAATATATCATGCTACAATTGTATCCACATTGCCTGACTGTACATGAAGATGTCTAGTCCACTATATATTCCCAGTAAAAGTTGTGTCATGGTGCAACTTgtctttgcaaatgttttagtGAACTGACACTCACTGCTTTCCCGTAGCCGAGCCTTGTTGACCGACAGGGTGGAAAGAAGAGGCTTCAGGTCTATTTTGGCCTTGTGCAACAGCTCCAGGATGTCCACCTTCTCCTTGCACTCCGATGACTGAATAGGTGTGAAGTATGAGGTGGGGCCTTGGCCGGAGGATGTGCTGCGTGGCTCAAGCCCTTCAGAGGAGCAAAACCAAGATATGGTACATTCATCACAGAAACTGAGCACTGTGTGGGTACGGACAAAGCAAGAATATAACAGGCTTGCAATCACATAGCACTGGAGTGATATAGTAAAGAAGCAGTTTGGTGGTGACCAAGTTTAAAGCCTCTTATGACTACATGCTCCCCAAGATTAGGATTGAATGCCACTCCGCCACACTGAGGCACAGTCAAGATTTGCTTCTTTCAGTGggtttctttttaataaaacaaGAGAACAATCTGTCTAATAGTTGTTTTTGCCCATAATGCATGTTcaatgagaggaaaaaaataaatccaggGGCCATCTGTGAAGCACATTTACTGAATTATTTGTATAACTTTCAAAACCCCAAACCTCCTATAATCAAAAATGAGAGAACAGGCCTCTGATCTTTATGTTTTCATACTACAGGCCTTTACACACCAAGTCCATATTTTACATCTGAATTGAAcctgaatatttaaaaataaatacaacctcaGGTTTTGCCAATCATGTATACACATCAACTCCTAATTTTTGTCTCCATTTTTTGCATCCATCAGAAGCCTTTACAGAGTTGTTTGATGTAAATGTGGGGTAATTTGTGGGACACATCCACAACAGAGAGGAACAAGGTACATACagtatcatttcataactcagattaCTTTAAACAGGTCAgacagtaatattcaggtggatgataaTGATGAGGAAGAGTTAACAGAAGATTGAAggccacacacagacagaaaaacagtgtgcaacagtgtggagatgaagagggaggaCAGCTAAGCCCCTCTGGGCAGCCGCAGTGCCAAATGCAAGACAAACAGAAAGCAGTGACAGCCAGGGACGAAATGTGTCCTTCCATTTTGTCTCATTACGTATTTTCTCAACAAATAGAACAAACATGCATCAGACTAAGTGTGCAAAGTTTCTGTGCACAatgatttttattaaaaaacgACATATGAAAAATATAGTCTTGGTGTGCAAACCCCTTaacacatgcaaaaacacagCTTTACCAAAGATTGCTAGtaataaatatgttcaaaacCGGTTTCATATCGGGCTCAACACCAGACTGGACAACCAAATTCAACCACTAGGTGTTCCACTTGTTTCAGCATTATTTCCTGGCATGCACGTTAGATGTATTACCACCTTTTACCAGGTTTTCCTGCAGTGGTCACTGACCTTGCTCGTGGAGAGCTAACGCAGCTGAAGCCTGATAATGAGCACATCATTTGAATCAGGTGTGCTGGAGTAAGGAGAGACCTCAAACATGCAGGGCATGCCTCGTCAGTTTTTCAGCTCACCTGCTCCATCAGcatcaaatccaaaatgttgccatattggtgtagttttagtttagtcGTCTTTGTGTTTAACCCTTATGTCTTAACACCACAATTAAACACATGAACTTTCAAGTAAACAAACATGTGCCACTCTTCCCCTCTCTCACCTCAACTGAAATGTGATCATCATGCTGCCTGCCTCAGCTCAGCAGTAAATTTCATGTGGCCTGTCATACTACTGGCACCATTACtggtttgcataaaatcaaatcGGTTTAAAACTTGACACCAGACCAGGCAAATCGGGTACTTGTCGCTAAGTGCTATGCTTGCTTTTAAACGGCATTGTCATGTGAAGCTTCTTTAGGGAAATCACATCATTTACCTGCAAGTTTTTCCAGCTCCTCATGGGGAGTGGACCTCAGACTGCTGGACCGGCTGCCTGAAGGGCTCACGTTACTGGAGAACCACTGACTGAAGCGGCTAGCCGATACAGGGCCCTCCCCCAAAACATCCTCTATCATCTGGAAGACAGAGAAAGGCGCCTGTGAAATACAGTGATAAACAAATAACAGTAGGCCAAAAGGTACAAGGACAATGGTGGCACTTACGTTTAGAGCGTTATCCATCGATTTAGCACAAAATGTGCTAGAAGATAGAGGGCAGTGTCATTGAATGCACTGCTGTGTGGCCTTGATATAATGCCACAAACCAGTCTGTTCACAACTGTCTTAATTATATTTATTAGTTTACACACCGGTTCACATAGTTCTCCAATTAGCGGGCCTAAAGTAGCTATAATGATGGGCATAAATTTGGATTGTTGATACCTTTTTAAACCCATTCAGTAGTCCGCTAGcaaaaatatttataaagtgCACCATTCAGTGACAATACCCACCACCACAGAGCAAGTTCAGTGAGATTAAGCCAGTGCAGCAGAGGTTATCTTATGCTGATTCAACGTATCTGCAAACTTGATACATGGCTTCAAAAAAAGGCTCATCTATTTTATACGAGGCCTTCACTTGAACATGAGCAGATTATGTAATTTGTCAGGTCAAAATTGTGTCACGTCTGTCTAGTTGTCTAGCCTCCAAAATGTTCTTAATAATGAAGAAATAAAGTCTGGTGTGAGAGGAAGCGACAGACACACTTGAAAACCTCTGCTGTTATAGCGTAACATTTGTGATGTTCACACCTTTACCACCAACAAAACCACACAGTGCACCCCAGTACTTACAGAGGCCAGTCCAGGCATGGTCTTCTCCAGATTGAAGAACTCATTGAAGTCAAAGTCTCCAGTCGATTGCTCAGGCAGGACGTCAGGGTGGGGAACCTCCTGATCAGCAGTAGACTGCAAACCACCATCTCGCTCCTCTTCCTGACCACCATTACATTCCACTGCCACACAAGAAGAATTGCAATTTTAAGTATCCCTGATGTGATAGCTGTTGTACCATGCTAGTTATTCAAATTATACTATGCAGTTAAAGCTCAGGTAGGCAGTTCTATTCTGGCGTCACTAGGCACAAATCCCACATTAAAGTTTGAGCATACTGTAATTCAAGCAGTCTAAAACATAACttgacttctgcacctcctcctggcactcttttcaggctttagaaaaatCAAGGCAGTGATGGGAGACTTTAGCcagtcacaggtcatttcagagagagataATTCCTTCTGACTAATCTAGAAAGGCAGATGCACATACATGAATctttggtgaaagcctgattcaatggcgaaagtcaacaactgcctacactgcaaagcaacccaaaaaaggaagacggACTTGTCAAAAAGGGAGTCTGACAAAGGAAATAAAACGTGTCAGTATTGGTAAAGCGTtttagacagagagaaaatcttggtaatagtttagccttctgctaactggagccaaAGTCTTGTTTATGTGGGGAACATTAGCCAGAGCTTTGAATTACagtgtcctctgcctcactccccaccGTTACAGAGCACCTCATAAGGAGGAGAGTGGGctgcagctctggagacagacCCCCAGTCAGTGGCTGTAGCAACCTGAATCCAGCCAGCACCAACAACTTAACTAACCTGTTTAACAGCCACTACACAGGTTAGAAAGTGCAACCTCCCCCCAGTACCATTACACAGCTTAGGCTAGTGGCCAGTGCTGGggggtttgcgctggctgaATTCAAGGTGTTACAACTGCCGACCAAAGCTCTGGAgttgctgctgctactactactactactctcCTTCCCACAAAGCCGTCAAAAACCAGGGGAAGTGAGGCAGGGGGAATGTAGAGTGGCTAGCCAGCTAAtacttgtctcatttgtggtctaataaagagagaaacagagagcagggcaaggaggggctgagcgaATAAGCTGCAGGCAActgtacaatgaaataagattaaatcaATGTATGAAAAAACACTGTTAGTGCATGAAGTGAGTGCTTATGTCCATggttgtctggtgggaggggcttaggacacagaggggagagctgcaggagaaggTTGTTCTTTCAAATTCTGGCTGTTAGTTTTGTCTTTTCCACATTTCTGCCTACCTCAGCTTTGAGtaacaatttaaaaataaacagatgaatAAAATGGGTAACCATTATGGTGCTGTAATTCTAAAGAACAAGGCTTTGACATGCCTTCTCTTATGGACTCTGCCCTCCTCCTTGACCGCTTGGACCTGCGCTTATCATCCTCCAGGATTTTGTCGTCGAAGCCAATGAGCTCTATTGTCTCAGACTGGCTGGTGGGACCCCCAGAGAACCACTCTGGCTCCTCCTCCGCAAAAGAGTCATTCCTTCTCCTTTCACTAAACACACGTTTGTCACCGAAATCCCTCTGCAAAGGATGAGACAAGACCAACATGATATCAGTGTGTGTAAGATAGAAGATAAGATCTTCACATACCGataattagattaaattaaGAGACTATTCTGAAGAGCAATTCTTTGTATGGAGAAAGCACACTGATGAAGTAGGACTTCTCAGTCCAGGCAGCACATTCCTCAGAGAATAAAGTAAACTTTTGCCTTTATCAGTAAGCCAAATTCAAATTTTGtgaaagtcatttttaaagtttatgGCTTTTATTTCACCTGAAAATTTCACTAATCAGCTAGTTATATCCCGTTTTGTGAAAAACTGAATGGCATATGCGTTTGTGATTTCGCAGAACTCTTTCTTAGGAATCTATATTTAAAAGAAATACCAGCATCAACGCACTGAATGCCTCACCACTCAAACACTAAGGGAAACACATTATGAATGGACTGTAAGCAGTGAACACCAACCCTGAATCTTTTATCCTTGAAGTCTCTCTCACGTTCCCGCTCTTTCTCCGCACGTGCTTCTCTCTCAAAGGCTCGGGCAGCAATTATGCGGCCACTGCCGATTCTTCGTGTCCCTCCCAGACGGAGACTCTCATTCTCCTTATTTTCCAGGGGGCTGATTGGGCGACGGGCATGGGGTGCAAGCGCAGCGTTGCCTTGACATCCACCTCCAAAGCTGCGTCGCTGTGGGCTCAGTATGACGTCCAGATCATCTTCCTTTAATCGCTCACGAGGATCTGAATATGATGCAACATATAGGCTCATCGTTAGAGGTTTAAAGAACAAAGACACAGCACCAAGATCCATGGTCACATTGTAGTCTGACCAACAATCCAAGGGAAGCCTAAATAAAGACCTTTTATTTTTCCCTCAAACATTATTTTATCTACATTGTTACCTCACCCCTCAAGACAATACCAGGTAGCTCAAATATTTGTTTAAGCATAATCCAGagctgctcagtatttagaagTTGTGCGCAACAACCTTCTCTAGATAACTGAACCACTTTGTGACTTATCAGTAGATGACCTCTGACACAAAGTAAGAAAGAAAGTAAGATCACTTTATGGCCTGTGTTTTGGTTTCAATCTTAATCTTGAGATTTCTGGCTCTGGGTCATTTACCTGGGATTCTTCGTTTCAAAGGAACTCTGTCATCCACATAGTCCTTCTTAAAACCTTCCACCGGAGAGCTTCGCTCTGAAGTGGGATACAGTGAGGCGTGCCACTTCTCAGGGTCCCAGACACCATCACTGAATCAAAACACCATTTAAAGCCACAATTAATAGACCTGAGACATACTAAACCAGTTGattaaaacaagacaataaCATCCATGTCTAAAAATCAATCCCTGATCAGATATCTGGAATGAAAGACAGCAGGGCTCTGCAGGATAAACGATCAGTTCGACTCAAGATGGATAAGGTGTTAAGAGAGAgaccaaaagaaaatgtcagaCACCCACAAGTTTGCTTGTTATTCCCCAACAGCTTGTCTTGGATGACTGTTAGAGaaggtcaaacaaacatctaaatatttaatttatcagCAGATGTCCTGAAATCTGCCATCATTCAAATCTGAATGCAGCCCAAACAGAAAAGAGGCTGTAGAAACATGTCAAAGATGGCTTCTGAAGCAGAGGTTTCCCCGATTTAATGACAATGGCTCTAGAATTTAGAGactataatacattttaaaaatacaagCGATGCAgacatttgttttatatgtgCCTTTATTATAAATATAAGACATCACAAGATCTAGCATCAGAACCCATGACTATCCGCTTGTGGCACTGCATTGTCAATATTACCTCAGGGAATAAAAGACTTAAGTAAATGTGATTAAATAAGAGCAGGTCCTGAGGATATTCCGGCCACCCACATTAATATAAGTTTGAGAATAGTTTGAGGTGATGTGCAAGAAGCAAAAAAGCAGTGCCCACACTTTCCATTAGCCTACCTGCTCTAATTCATAATCACttttatataaaaacatttgatCCTGCACAATTCACACAATCCCAGCAACACATACAGTTAAACTAAGCCTTACTTGATGCATACTTTGATCTCTATGCTGAGATGTGGTCTGAACTTCAGAGGCGTGTGAGGACATGTGCTATGTTCTGCATACTTCAGCTCTAGCAACTGTCTAACACATTCcctgttttttcatggtttcccccagaaattaaaaaaaaaaaaaaattcactcaTCCTATGGAATTTGAgatttttaataatttcttgGCCCAAAATTACAAAGGTTATAAATTATTGCCCATCAAAGCCATCTACCAGCACACTCTTTCAGAACGGCCAGTGAAAGCCACTGATACTTAAGGCTCGGAATTTATGTTTAAGCTTAAAGTTGATTAAGGTTTATTCCACTTTCATCAGCTGATAAATTTAAGGGAACACATACCTATGACCAGACCACACACCCCAGTCAACTATTGTCCAagataagcaaaaaaaaagttggcgTTTTCAATGAAGCACATTCTGTCTCATTTCACAAAATTAGTCTCCTTTTCCTAATGACCCATATAACATGTGAATATTATCATCATGTGGACTGTGAGTGATGAGGACTACACCTGAGGAAATTAACTCTTACCTGTCATATTTCTCACAGAGACACTCTGGCCTTTCATTGGAGACTGGCAGTTCTTTTATTTCCAGAAGCTCCTCCTGTATAATAATAATTGACAATAGTTAAGTTGTGTTGGGAAGAACACTATAAGGACTCTACATTATCATATTGGTATTTGTTTAATCACCTTGGTGTATCTGAAAGGAGCTGCGGCTGCTGGCTGTTTAACTTCATCCACAGCAGCATCACCATCCTTCTGCTCAACACAAGCATCGTTCTCCATGACTGATTTCAGACACAGGTCAAACAGCTTCCAGCCCAACAATCACTCTGCTCCTGTTGGAAACAAGTTTAACGTTTCTAAATTAATCAAGCAGCTCCACTGACTTCATTTTAAAGTGCATGGACAACAGGGCCTTGTAGGTTAACTGTATGTCGCAACTGAGTATCGGTGTCAATCACTGAAATCATTAAATAAAGTGAGGAAACAGAATGTCATTCTGGTGCTGTGAAGAGCCTGTGGAAACATTTAAAACTCGTTTGTATGGAAAAGCAGTACAAAAGAAGGGTGACTTTGTCTGAAACATTAACAAA
Coding sequences within:
- the eif4enif1 gene encoding eukaryotic translation initiation factor 4E transporter isoform X1, producing the protein MENDACVEQKDGDAAVDEVKQPAAAAPFRYTKEELLEIKELPVSNERPECLCEKYDSDGVWDPEKWHASLYPTSERSSPVEGFKKDYVDDRVPLKRRIPDPRERLKEDDLDVILSPQRRSFGGGCQGNAALAPHARRPISPLENKENESLRLGGTRRIGSGRIIAARAFEREARAEKERERERDFKDKRFRRDFGDKRVFSERRRNDSFAEEEPEWFSGGPTSQSETIELIGFDDKILEDDKRRSKRSRRRAESIREVECNGGQEEERDGGLQSTADQEVPHPDVLPEQSTGDFDFNEFFNLEKTMPGLASAPFSVFQMIEDVLGEGPVSASRFSQWFSSNVSPSGSRSSSLRSTPHEELEKLAGLEPRSTSSGQGPTSYFTPIQSSECKEKVDILELLHKAKIDLKPLLSTLSVNKARLRESTNCGAVLSLEEVEGGMKEMKLSSEPQVRKVPPPQRGNGTPFMAQHLEEALTGGSSTHPRSRDTDMSAFNKLVSSMKASGTLPTHPKTNTTIQSSDPAVVTMSEAQVPPQQQKNIFQELLGGPPRSASPTLLSNLLGNAEGPTTSAPLHGLLHKGPSPPLFPQRAPSPDYFNSRLQPSAGFPVGHQPMLPEQFGDVHRSISPGSAAQQQMRALSMPVNQADLEALAFQQDLALHAHHSFQSGYKQPQDKSFRNRLQRVNRSPGPGPQPAGRHSPGNAVTSMLSPSFTPTSVIRKMYATKEKSRDELSSRSESKEEASGHSQDDSSSPNLYLEAMDGNAAQSGGVKASAQTLSSKEQERLRPGSAGHHTPTMVPPGPSSSFPRPIYPVPLLSHVPMVRPPPQLHPNVVQRMLAQGIQPQQLGPALVQAGIFPQHMDLAQLQGLPPALLGQPLYPLSATGHPLLPPRANTQMQLAVMQQQLQQQRPMHPGIPGPQSQSQGPHRTNGSQQHGGSPPLGLAKWFGSDVLEQPLPSMPAKVISVDELEFRP
- the eif4enif1 gene encoding eukaryotic translation initiation factor 4E transporter isoform X2, with translation MENDACVEQKDGDAAVDEVKQPAAAAPFRYTKEELLEIKELPVSNERPECLCEKYDSDGVWDPEKWHASLYPTSERSSPVEGFKKDYVDDRVPLKRRIPDPRERLKEDDLDVILSPQRRSFGGGCQGNAALAPHARRPISPLENKENESLRLGGTRRIGSGRIIAARAFEREARAEKERERERDFKDKRFRRDFGDKRVFSERRRNDSFAEEEPEWFSGGPTSQSETIELIGFDDKILEDDKRRSKRSRRRAESIREVECNGGQEEERDGGLQSTADQEVPHPDVLPEQSTGDFDFNEFFNLEKTMPGLASMIEDVLGEGPVSASRFSQWFSSNVSPSGSRSSSLRSTPHEELEKLAGLEPRSTSSGQGPTSYFTPIQSSECKEKVDILELLHKAKIDLKPLLSTLSVNKARLRESTNCGAVLSLEEVEGGMKEMKLSSEPQVRKVPPPQRGNGTPFMAQHLEEALTGGSSTHPRSRDTDMSAFNKLVSSMKASGTLPTHPKTNTTIQSSDPAVVTMSEAQVPPQQQKNIFQELLGGPPRSASPTLLSNLLGNAEGPTTSAPLHGLLHKGPSPPLFPQRAPSPDYFNSRLQPSAGFPVGHQPMLPEQFGDVHRSISPGSAAQQQMRALSMPVNQADLEALAFQQDLALHAHHSFQSGYKQPQDKSFRNRLQRVNRSPGPGPQPAGRHSPGNAVTSMLSPSFTPTSVIRKMYATKEKSRDELSSRSESKEEASGHSQDDSSSPNLYLEAMDGNAAQSGGVKASAQTLSSKEQERLRPGSAGHHTPTMVPPGPSSSFPRPIYPVPLLSHVPMVRPPPQLHPNVVQRMLAQGIQPQQLGPALVQAGIFPQHMDLAQLQGLPPALLGQPLYPLSATGHPLLPPRANTQMQLAVMQQQLQQQRPMHPGIPGPQSQSQGPHRTNGSQQHGGSPPLGLAKWFGSDVLEQPLPSMPAKVISVDELEFRP
- the eif4enif1 gene encoding eukaryotic translation initiation factor 4E transporter isoform X4, with protein sequence MENDACVEQKDGDAAVDEVKQPAAAAPFRYTKEELLEIKELPVSNERPECLCEKYDSDGVWDPEKWHASLYPTSERSSPVEGFKKDYVDDRVPLKRRIPDPRERLKEDDLDVILSPQRRSFGGGCQGNAALAPHARRPISPLENKENESLRLGGTRRIGSGRIIAARAFEREARAEKERERERDFKDKRFRRDFGDKRVFSERRRNDSFAEEEPEWFSGGPTSQSETIELIGFDDKILEDDKRRSKRSRRRAESIREVECNGGQEEERDGGLQSTADQEVPHPDVLPEQSTGDFDFNEFFNLEKTMPGLASMIEDVLGEGPVSASRFSQWFSSNVSPSGSRSSSLRSTPHEELEKLAGLEPRSTSSGQGPTSYFTPIQSSECKEKVDILELLHKAKIDLKPLLSTLSVNKARLRESTNCGAVLSLEEVEGGMKEMKLSSEPQVRKVPPPQRGNGTPFMAQHLEEALTGGSSTHPRSRDTDMSAFNKLVSSMKQSSDPAVVTMSEAQVPPQQQKNIFQELLGGPPRSASPTLLSNLLGNAEGPTTSAPLHGLLHKGPSPPLFPQRAPSPDYFNSRLQPSAGFPVGHQPMLPEQFGDVHRSISPGSAAQQQMRALSMPVNQADLEALAFQQDLALHAHHSFQSGYKQPQDKSFRNRLQRVNRSPGPGPQPAGRHSPGNAVTSMLSPSFTPTSVIRKMYATKEKSRDELSSRSESKEEASGHSQDDSSSPNLYLEAMDGNAAQSGGVKASAQTLSSKEQERLRPGSAGHHTPTMVPPGPSSSFPRPIYPVPLLSHVPMVRPPPQLHPNVVQRMLAQGIQPQQLGPALVQAGIFPQHMDLAQLQGLPPALLGQPLYPLSATGHPLLPPRANTQMQLAVMQQQLQQQRPMHPGIPGPQSQSQGPHRTNGSQQHGGSPPLGLAKWFGSDVLEQPLPSMPAKVISVDELEFRP
- the eif4enif1 gene encoding eukaryotic translation initiation factor 4E transporter isoform X3: MENDACVEQKDGDAAVDEVKQPAAAAPFRYTKEELLEIKELPVSNERPECLCEKYDSDGVWDPEKWHASLYPTSERSSPVEGFKKDYVDDRVPLKRRIPDPRERLKEDDLDVILSPQRRSFGGGCQGNAALAPHARRPISPLENKENESLRLGGTRRIGSGRIIAARAFEREARAEKERERERDFKDKRFRRDFGDKRVFSERRRNDSFAEEEPEWFSGGPTSQSETIELIGFDDKILEDDKRRSKRSRRRAESIREVECNGGQEEERDGGLQSTADQEVPHPDVLPEQSTGDFDFNEFFNLEKTMPGLASAPFSVFQMIEDVLGEGPVSASRFSQWFSSNVSPSGSRSSSLRSTPHEELEKLAGLEPRSTSSGQGPTSYFTPIQSSECKEKVDILELLHKAKIDLKPLLSTLSVNKARLRESTNCGAVLSLEEVEGGMKEMKLSSEPQVRKVPPPQRGNGTPFMAQHLEEALTGGSSTHPRSRDTDMSAFNKLVSSMKQSSDPAVVTMSEAQVPPQQQKNIFQELLGGPPRSASPTLLSNLLGNAEGPTTSAPLHGLLHKGPSPPLFPQRAPSPDYFNSRLQPSAGFPVGHQPMLPEQFGDVHRSISPGSAAQQQMRALSMPVNQADLEALAFQQDLALHAHHSFQSGYKQPQDKSFRNRLQRVNRSPGPGPQPAGRHSPGNAVTSMLSPSFTPTSVIRKMYATKEKSRDELSSRSESKEEASGHSQDDSSSPNLYLEAMDGNAAQSGGVKASAQTLSSKEQERLRPGSAGHHTPTMVPPGPSSSFPRPIYPVPLLSHVPMVRPPPQLHPNVVQRMLAQGIQPQQLGPALVQAGIFPQHMDLAQLQGLPPALLGQPLYPLSATGHPLLPPRANTQMQLAVMQQQLQQQRPMHPGIPGPQSQSQGPHRTNGSQQHGGSPPLGLAKWFGSDVLEQPLPSMPAKVISVDELEFRP